One window of the Streptomyces asoensis genome contains the following:
- a CDS encoding HD domain-containing protein: MFLPTVNEVRALHERYAPSDEALDLVFTHCEIVSSIAEQLVARTDLPVDADLVRVGALLHDIGVYPLYDQAGRLDHRNYIRHGVLGYEILHEEGFPERLRRFCSCHTGVGLTRHDVRSQGLAIPEADYLPETVEEQLVMYADKFHSKTTPPTFLTADSYATRVEKFGADKVHAFGLLRARFGEPDLTSVRGRYGHAQV, from the coding sequence GTGTTCCTTCCGACGGTCAATGAGGTACGCGCGCTGCACGAGCGGTACGCGCCATCGGATGAGGCCCTGGACCTCGTCTTCACCCACTGCGAAATCGTCTCCAGCATCGCCGAACAGCTGGTGGCACGGACAGACCTCCCCGTCGACGCCGACCTCGTCCGTGTCGGCGCCCTGCTCCACGACATCGGCGTCTACCCGCTGTACGACCAGGCCGGCCGGCTCGACCACCGCAACTACATCCGCCATGGCGTCCTCGGTTACGAGATCCTCCACGAGGAGGGATTCCCGGAGCGCCTGCGCCGCTTCTGCTCCTGCCACACGGGAGTCGGTCTCACCCGGCACGACGTCCGCAGTCAGGGGCTCGCCATACCCGAGGCCGACTATCTGCCCGAGACCGTCGAAGAGCAACTGGTCATGTACGCGGACAAGTTCCACAGCAAGACGACTCCCCCCACGTTCCTCACCGCCGACTCCTATGCCACGCGCGTCGAGAAGTTCGGCGCGGACAAGGTCCACGCGTTCGGCCTGCTGCGTGCCCGGTTCGGCGAACCCGACCTGACCTCGGTCAGGGGGCGCTACGGCCACGCGCAGGTTTGA
- a CDS encoding AAA family ATPase, translated as MIAAEDIIETKTADFVGRDYIFTAMEKFIEHHDRGFLILEGDPGAGKTAILAEYIRRTHCIGHFNLRAQGLNTAGHFIRGLSQQLTARYGAHPAGSTDSGESVSHMLREIRAGLPDELPLVIAVDALDEAEAAPLAANPLYLPGVLDKGVYFVLTTRRNTTPLRADGPFQRIDLRDFHDQTMEDVRRHLENKLSDEALARLVDDSHLSRDAVVDRLGEMSEGNFMYLYYTLIDLVRSPNLDLDRFLSELPQGLENYYAAHWESMGMAAAEAPTVNAWILYVLCEAETPLPAWIISRVVTRVTTQADPTFVQRRLIDWRQFLHADGSTSPAKYSLYHASFRDFLHRHDIVANAAVDLTNVRATIADLLWEHMIGDNGP; from the coding sequence ATGATCGCTGCTGAGGACATCATCGAGACCAAGACGGCTGACTTTGTCGGCCGCGACTACATCTTCACCGCCATGGAGAAGTTTATCGAGCACCACGACCGTGGATTCCTGATCCTCGAAGGCGATCCCGGCGCGGGCAAGACCGCCATCCTCGCCGAGTACATCCGGCGGACCCACTGCATTGGACACTTCAACCTGCGGGCCCAAGGGCTGAACACTGCCGGACACTTCATCAGGGGCCTTTCCCAGCAGCTCACAGCTCGATACGGCGCACATCCGGCAGGGAGCACCGACAGCGGCGAATCGGTGTCCCACATGCTCAGAGAGATCAGGGCCGGACTTCCGGACGAACTCCCTCTGGTGATCGCGGTGGACGCCCTGGACGAGGCGGAGGCGGCCCCCCTCGCCGCGAATCCGCTCTACCTGCCGGGAGTCCTGGACAAGGGGGTCTACTTCGTGCTGACGACGCGCAGGAACACGACTCCGCTCCGTGCCGACGGCCCGTTCCAGAGGATCGACCTGAGGGACTTCCACGACCAGACCATGGAGGACGTACGCCGTCACCTCGAGAACAAGCTGTCCGACGAGGCCCTGGCACGTCTGGTGGACGACTCCCACCTGAGCAGGGACGCGGTCGTCGACCGGCTCGGCGAGATGAGCGAGGGCAACTTCATGTACCTCTACTACACGCTCATCGACCTTGTGCGGTCACCCAACCTTGACCTGGACCGCTTCCTCAGCGAGTTGCCTCAGGGCCTGGAGAACTATTACGCCGCCCACTGGGAGTCAATGGGTATGGCAGCCGCCGAAGCGCCGACGGTGAACGCCTGGATCCTGTACGTGCTGTGCGAAGCGGAGACTCCCCTGCCCGCCTGGATCATCTCGCGCGTCGTCACCCGTGTGACGACGCAGGCGGACCCCACCTTTGTACAGCGCCGCCTCATCGACTGGCGGCAGTTCCTGCACGCGGACGGCTCAACCTCACCGGCCAAGTACAGCCTTTACCACGCCAGTTTCCGTGACTTCCTGCACCGTCACGACATAGTCGCCAATGCTGCCGTCGACCTCACCAACGTCCGCGCAACGATCGCCGACCTGCTGTGGGAGCACATGATCGGGGACAACGGCCCATGA
- a CDS encoding catalase, protein MTEIRPATTTDSGAPAESDEHSLTVGPGGPILLQDAYLIEQMAQFNRERIPERQPHAKGSGAFGHFEVTHDVSAYTKAAVFQPGTRTDLVTRFSTVAGERGSPDTWRDPRGFAVKFYTSEGNYDMVGNNTPVFFVKDPMKFQHFIRSQKRRADNNLRDHDMQWDFWTLSPESAHQVTWLMGDRGIPRTWRHMNGYTSHTYMWINAEGERFWVKYHFKTDQGVECFTQHEADQMAAVDTDYHTRDLFEHIRDGEFPSWTLHVQVMPYGDAAGYRFNPFDLTKVWPHGDYPLIPVGRMTLDRNPTDNHAEIEQAAFQPNNLVPGIGPSPDRMLLARLFSYADAHRYRIGANYQQLPVNAPVVDVHTYSKDGAMAYRKTTDPVYAPNSKGGPAADTAHYGSPPSWEADGEITRTAYVSHPEDDDWGQPGTMVREVLDDAARDRLVDNVVGHLLNGVTEPVLERAFAYWSNIDESIGKRIADGVRAKSDEKDPKAAEQGNPARRAMQHKA, encoded by the coding sequence ATGACGGAGATCCGACCCGCCACCACGACCGACTCAGGCGCCCCGGCGGAGAGTGACGAACACTCGCTGACCGTGGGGCCCGGGGGGCCGATCCTGTTGCAGGACGCCTATCTGATCGAGCAGATGGCGCAGTTCAACCGGGAGCGGATCCCCGAGCGCCAGCCACACGCCAAGGGAAGCGGGGCCTTCGGCCACTTCGAGGTGACGCACGACGTCAGTGCGTACACCAAGGCAGCCGTGTTCCAGCCGGGTACCCGTACCGACCTGGTCACTCGCTTCTCGACCGTGGCCGGCGAGCGCGGCAGCCCGGACACCTGGCGCGACCCGCGCGGCTTCGCGGTGAAGTTCTACACCAGCGAAGGCAACTACGACATGGTCGGCAACAACACGCCGGTGTTCTTCGTGAAGGACCCGATGAAGTTCCAGCACTTCATCCGCTCACAGAAGCGCCGCGCGGACAACAACCTGCGCGACCACGACATGCAGTGGGACTTCTGGACCCTCTCTCCCGAATCCGCCCACCAGGTCACCTGGCTGATGGGAGACCGCGGCATTCCGCGGACCTGGCGCCACATGAACGGCTACACCTCCCACACCTACATGTGGATCAACGCCGAGGGTGAGCGGTTCTGGGTGAAGTACCACTTCAAGACCGATCAGGGTGTCGAGTGCTTCACCCAGCACGAGGCGGACCAGATGGCCGCGGTCGACACGGACTACCACACGCGTGATCTTTTCGAACACATCCGGGACGGTGAATTCCCCAGCTGGACCCTCCACGTGCAGGTGATGCCGTACGGGGACGCGGCGGGCTATCGATTCAACCCCTTCGATCTCACCAAGGTGTGGCCGCACGGCGACTATCCGCTCATCCCGGTCGGCCGCATGACGCTCGACCGCAATCCGACCGACAACCACGCCGAGATCGAGCAGGCGGCCTTCCAGCCCAACAACCTGGTCCCCGGCATCGGACCGAGCCCGGACCGTATGCTCCTGGCCCGGCTGTTCTCGTACGCGGACGCGCACCGCTATCGCATCGGCGCCAACTATCAGCAGCTTCCCGTGAACGCACCGGTCGTGGACGTCCATACGTACTCCAAGGACGGGGCGATGGCCTACCGCAAGACGACCGATCCGGTCTACGCGCCGAACTCCAAGGGCGGTCCCGCGGCCGACACCGCCCACTACGGCAGCCCGCCCAGCTGGGAGGCCGACGGCGAGATCACCCGTACCGCCTACGTCTCCCACCCGGAGGACGACGACTGGGGACAGCCCGGCACCATGGTGCGCGAGGTCTTGGACGACGCCGCCCGCGACCGTCTGGTCGACAACGTCGTCGGACATCTCCTCAACGGTGTCACCGAGCCTGTCCTCGAGCGTGCCTTCGCGTACTGGTCGAACATCGACGAGTCCATCGGCAAGCGCATCGCGGACGGTGTACGAGCGAAGTCCGACGAGAAGGATCCCAAGGCCGCCGAACAGGGCAATCCCGCACGACGGGCCATGCAGCACAAGGCATGA
- a CDS encoding putative quinol monooxygenase, translating to MIFITARFRVLPQHADDWPDITRAFTLATRDEPGCLWFDWSRSVDDPAEYVLTEAFRDDEAGAAHVSSEHFGAACAELPSYLAETPRIVNVTVPQDDWSLLGEMAVQDNR from the coding sequence ATGATCTTCATCACCGCCCGGTTCCGTGTCCTTCCCCAGCACGCGGACGACTGGCCCGACATCACCCGAGCGTTCACCCTGGCCACGCGCGACGAGCCCGGGTGTCTGTGGTTCGACTGGTCGCGCAGCGTCGACGACCCTGCCGAGTACGTGCTGACCGAGGCGTTCCGCGACGATGAGGCGGGTGCGGCCCACGTCTCCTCCGAGCACTTCGGCGCGGCCTGCGCCGAGCTGCCGTCGTACCTCGCCGAGACCCCCAGGATCGTGAACGTGACCGTCCCGCAGGACGACTGGTCCCTGCTCGGGGAAATGGCGGTACAGGACAACCGCTGA
- a CDS encoding helix-turn-helix transcriptional regulator has translation MHGQRELGDFLQTRRARLRPEDVGLPDYGDRRRVPGLRREELAMLAGVSPSYYTRLEQGQSVGASPEVLDALAQALRLDEAERHHLHDLAGSVRRPPVVRRPPEEHADASTLELLESLGDVPALVSGRRGDVLAWNRMGHALFASHVDFSGPQYPDGRPNLARLVFLDPHIRALYADWPEKARSVIQNLRMVAGRHPDDARLTSLVGELAMNSAEFASMWADHRVRPCDSVVFEMHHPSVGVLTVTQQSLRPPQNGEFHLVLATAARDSASQSALRLLAQVISDTSDTRDLRPKHTELVRRSGMSK, from the coding sequence ATGCACGGTCAGAGAGAACTCGGGGATTTCCTCCAGACCCGGCGAGCCCGCCTGCGCCCGGAGGATGTCGGGCTGCCGGACTACGGAGACCGGCGCCGGGTGCCGGGGCTCAGACGCGAAGAGCTGGCGATGCTGGCCGGAGTCAGCCCCTCCTACTACACGCGTCTCGAACAGGGACAGTCCGTGGGAGCCTCACCCGAGGTCCTGGACGCCCTCGCCCAGGCCCTGCGGTTGGACGAGGCCGAACGCCACCACCTTCATGACCTGGCCGGCAGTGTGAGACGGCCGCCGGTCGTCCGTCGGCCGCCCGAGGAACACGCCGACGCCTCCACGCTCGAACTGCTGGAGTCGCTCGGTGACGTGCCCGCCCTGGTCAGCGGACGGCGCGGCGATGTGCTGGCGTGGAACCGGATGGGCCACGCCCTCTTCGCCTCCCACGTCGACTTCTCCGGGCCGCAGTATCCGGACGGCCGCCCCAACCTGGCCCGGCTGGTCTTTCTCGACCCCCATATCCGCGCCCTCTATGCCGACTGGCCCGAAAAGGCCAGGTCGGTCATCCAGAACCTGCGAATGGTCGCGGGGCGCCACCCGGACGATGCCCGACTCACCTCCCTCGTCGGCGAACTGGCCATGAACAGCGCCGAATTCGCCTCGATGTGGGCCGATCACCGTGTGCGTCCCTGCGACTCGGTCGTGTTCGAGATGCACCATCCCTCGGTCGGCGTCCTCACCGTCACTCAGCAGAGCCTGCGACCACCACAGAACGGCGAATTCCACCTGGTGCTCGCCACGGCTGCACGTGACTCTGCGTCTCAGAGCGCACTGCGGCTACTCGCTCAGGTCATTTCCGACACCTCCGACACCCGCGACCTGAGGCCGAAGCACACAGAACTCGTTCGGCGATCCGGCATGAGCAAATGA
- a CDS encoding SRPBCC family protein — protein sequence MSIPMNRSDPLSALEAADYAFTRSAWIATTPAVAFGLISDVSMIGTWSPSASDVAYEEGGGPWPGSWFRGRNRSGDREWASRSQVVESVPGSVFAFVVDDLVRWRWSLRAEGAGTVVEQSWQLLRLEPVLGNTREDLETLRDHMAASAEQTLVSLSRWVSEQRAAPRD from the coding sequence ATGAGTATCCCCATGAACAGGTCGGACCCGCTGTCCGCGCTGGAGGCCGCGGACTACGCCTTCACCCGCAGCGCCTGGATCGCCACCACACCCGCGGTCGCCTTCGGACTGATCAGTGACGTGTCGATGATCGGAACCTGGAGTCCCAGCGCCAGTGACGTCGCCTACGAGGAGGGCGGCGGCCCCTGGCCCGGATCCTGGTTCAGGGGGCGCAACCGCAGCGGAGACCGGGAGTGGGCCAGCCGCTCACAGGTCGTCGAGAGCGTCCCCGGCAGTGTCTTCGCGTTCGTCGTCGACGACCTCGTCCGATGGCGCTGGTCGTTGCGTGCGGAGGGAGCCGGGACCGTGGTCGAGCAGTCGTGGCAGCTGCTGCGGCTGGAGCCGGTCCTGGGGAACACCCGCGAGGACCTCGAGACGCTGCGTGACCACATGGCCGCCAGTGCCGAGCAGACCCTGGTCTCCCTCTCACGCTGGGTCAGCGAGCAGCGTGCCGCTCCACGCGACTGA